In one window of Episyrphus balteatus chromosome 3, idEpiBalt1.1, whole genome shotgun sequence DNA:
- the LOC129916365 gene encoding TRAF3-interacting protein 1 produces MAEIDAADIKRTQETLGKYVKKPVLSEKLLKKPPFRFLHDVFNAVIRETGYFDGLYTADELNYENISDRDAKMNFLQKMIDAIKIITNEKLTVRTSKIVAGHEPEKTNELLQMMGIVIDKKLDWKQAIAQINDVESPLSKKQKPKEKEKDKEKDSKEKKSTDRSPKVGATKKSDPIKEKPKVEVKEKIKSKDVKEKSSRKSSKVTETEKKDEKKLKTKLLTKEPSKKVSSKKATIESPIKADTKLDLKPKPESQTEIKKSLEKVEKVDTPNKVEITKIAENLEQVQLPTVTTREEEKIVTPPETLASPSTEFKRDEHRASKRAEEILLTAAAEDNNDGNVSRRSSGSKRSSGRSRRSSGEKSRKPKPDDTQIPSDLNDTLKTVAEEPPTEIVPKPFQKPESRPTSNTNSEVKRESTFVREDSKESTQIPARPRTSLRPPSARPASARPGAPRRRDKNIEIVLQPNDQIKLSGISVRLETFNSELEDDGENLVIIENPNTEDQLQGIMNKDNNAVEDESLHQGHLVQQILETQKELVQASSPDTEQKRDKENDISKLNSRQSSARQMNSLRDVIQNLTKSVNPLGKLMDFIPEDIDAMQLELTMWRDTYNQSSIELKKERSLTESVTEPMKNQLVTIEANIKEYRDMIDGCRAKILQNADKIQRLLTTQ; encoded by the exons GTAATCAGAGAAACTGGATACTTTGATGGCCTTTACACTGCTGACGAATTGAATTACGAAAACATTAGTGATCGTGATGCAAAgatgaattttttacaaaaaatgatCGATGCAATAA aaatcaTTACAAATGAAAAACTAACAGTaagaacttcaaaaattgttgcTGGTCATGAGCCAGAAAAAACCAACGAACTATTACAAATGATGGGAATTGTTATAGATAAGAAACTTGATTGGAAACAAGCTATAGCACAGATCAATGATGTAGAAAGTCCCttgagtaaaaaacaaaaacccaaagaaaaagaaaaggacAAAGAAAAAGATTCGAAAGAAAAGAAATCTACAGATAGATCACCAAAAGTTGGTGCAACTAAAAAATCAGACCCCATCAAAGAGAAACCGAAAGTAGAAGTTAAAGAAAAGATCAAATCGAAAGatgttaaagaaaaatcttCAAGAAAATCATCAAAAGTAACCGAAACTGAAAAGAAGgatgagaaaaaacttaaaactaaacttttgaCCAAAGAACCATCGAAAAAGGTTTCGTCAAAAAAAGCGACAATTGAAAGTCCTATCAAAGCAGACACCAAACTTGACCTCAAACCAAAACCAGAATCTCaaacagaaatcaagaaaagtctagaaaaagttgaaaaagtcGATACACCCAATAAAgttgaaataacaaaaatagctgAAAACTTGGAACAAGTACAATTACCGACAGTAACCACAAGAGAGGAAGAAAAAATCGTTACTCCACCAGAAACACTAGCATCTCCTTCGACAGAATTCAAAAGGGATGAACATCGTGCCAGTAAACGTGCTGAAGAAATCCTACTCACGGCTGCAGCAGAAGATAATAACGATGGGAATGTAAGCCGACGATCATCCGGTAGTAAACGATCATCCGGTAGAAGTCGAAGATCAAGTGGTGAAAAGTCTAGAAAACCAAAACCTGACGACACCCAAATTCCTTCAGACCTCAATGACACCCTCAAAACAGTTGCAGAAGAGCCTCCAACAGAAATCGTGCCTAAAccttttcaaaagccagaatcaAGACCAACTTCAAATACAAATTCAGAAGTAAAAAGAGAATCCACATTTGTAAGGGAAGATTCAAAAGAATCAACTCAAATTCCTGCACGACCCCGGACTTCTTTGAGGCCTCCAAGCGCTCGACCGGCATCAGCCCGCCCGGGAGCTCCACGTCGAagagataaaaacattgaaatagtCCTTCAACCAAATGATCAAATAAAACTCTCCGGGATCAGTGTCAGATTGGAGACTTTTAATTCAGAGCTGGAAGACGATGGAGAAAATTTGGTGATAATAGAGAATCCCAATACCGAGGATCAATTGCAGGGAATCATGAATAAGGATAATAATGCTGTCGAAGATGAATCACTTCATCAGGGTCATTTGGTTCAGCAGATTCTTGAGACCCAAAAGGAACTTGTACAAGCATCTTCTCCAGATACCGAACAGAAAAGAGATAAG GAAAACGATATTTCAAAACTGAATTCCCGTCAAAGTTCTGCTCGTCAAATGAACAGCTTGAGAGATGTTATACAAAATTTGACAAAATCTGTAAATCCATTGGGTAAACTAATGGATTTTATTCCAGAAGATATTGATGCAATGCAATTGGAATTGACCATGTGGAGGGACACCTATAACCAATCTTCGAttgagttaaaaaaagaaagaag tttaaCTGAATCAGTAACAGAACCAATGAAAAATCAACTTGTCACGATTGAAGCCAATATTAAGGAATATCGTGACATGATTGATGGCTGTCGagcaaaaatattacaaaacgcTGACAAAATCCAACGACTATTAACAACTCAatga